Proteins found in one Sphingomonas sp. SORGH_AS_0879 genomic segment:
- the ligA gene encoding NAD-dependent DNA ligase LigA has product MTPQTLLPQTDLEAAAELNTLAREIAHHNRLYHSEDAPEISDADYDALVRRNRAIEAAFPHLIRTDSPSTQVGAAPAAHLAKVAHARPMTSLDNAFSDEEVEDFVGRVRRYLKLPEDEPVTLTAEPKIDGLSCSLRYVDGHLVQALTRGDGMIGEDVTENVRTIADVPKTLPHPAPAVFEVRGEVYMSKVDFAALNARLAQEAAETNKEARQFANPRNAAAGSLRQKNPAITAGRPLRFLAHGWGEASEVPAETQFNMVETWRRWGFPIADAFARVPDAAAALDIYRTIEAQRADLPFDIDGVVYKVDRLDWQARLGIVGRTPRWAIAHKFPAERAQTTLERIDIQVGRTGALTPVARLEPVTVGGVVVTNATLHNADEIERLGVRPGDRVVLQRAGDVIPQIVENLTRETPREPFVFPDHCPECGSLATREEGEVVIRCTGGLICPAQRVERLIHFVSRHAFDITGLGLVRIEEFFRDGLIASPADIFRLHHHRDALIQRERMSELVVDKLLAAIDARRRISLDRFLFALGIRHVGEITARDLARRFVSMAGFRAMIDAALTVRAETVPALGEPDRKFELRRQRAIVAAIDTPQIGPEVADALLDFFAEEHNREVVDDLLREVTPQDVVHRTRESEVSGKTLVFTGTLETLSRDEAKAQAEALGARVSGSVSAKTDLVIAGPGAGSKLKKAQDLGIPVIDETDWNALVAGG; this is encoded by the coding sequence GTGACGCCCCAGACCCTCTTGCCGCAAACCGATCTCGAAGCCGCCGCCGAGCTCAACACGCTCGCCCGCGAGATCGCCCATCACAACCGCCTCTATCACAGCGAGGATGCGCCCGAGATTTCGGACGCCGATTATGACGCGCTAGTCCGCCGCAACCGGGCGATCGAGGCCGCCTTTCCGCATCTGATCCGCACCGACTCGCCCAGCACCCAGGTCGGTGCCGCCCCCGCCGCGCATCTGGCCAAGGTCGCCCATGCCCGGCCGATGACCAGCCTGGACAATGCCTTTTCGGACGAAGAGGTCGAGGACTTCGTCGGTCGCGTCCGCCGTTACCTGAAGCTGCCCGAGGACGAACCGGTCACCCTGACCGCCGAGCCCAAGATCGACGGCCTGTCCTGCTCGCTGCGCTATGTCGATGGCCATCTGGTCCAGGCGCTGACCCGGGGGGACGGCATGATCGGCGAGGATGTGACGGAGAATGTCCGCACCATCGCCGACGTGCCCAAGACCCTGCCCCATCCCGCCCCCGCCGTATTCGAGGTGCGCGGCGAGGTTTATATGAGCAAGGTCGACTTCGCCGCGCTCAACGCCCGGCTGGCGCAGGAAGCGGCGGAGACGAACAAGGAGGCGCGCCAGTTCGCCAATCCGCGCAACGCCGCCGCCGGTTCGCTCCGCCAGAAGAACCCCGCGATCACGGCGGGCCGTCCCTTGCGCTTCCTGGCGCATGGCTGGGGCGAAGCGAGCGAGGTACCTGCCGAAACCCAGTTCAACATGGTCGAGACATGGCGCCGCTGGGGCTTTCCCATCGCCGACGCCTTCGCCCGCGTGCCCGATGCTGCCGCCGCTTTGGACATCTATCGCACGATCGAGGCGCAACGCGCCGACCTGCCCTTCGATATCGACGGCGTCGTCTACAAGGTCGATCGGCTCGACTGGCAGGCGCGGCTGGGGATCGTCGGGCGGACCCCGCGCTGGGCGATCGCGCACAAATTCCCCGCCGAGCGGGCGCAGACCACGCTGGAAAGGATCGATATCCAGGTCGGCCGCACCGGCGCGCTGACCCCCGTCGCGCGGCTGGAGCCGGTGACGGTCGGCGGTGTCGTCGTGACCAACGCCACGCTGCACAATGCCGACGAGATCGAGCGGCTGGGCGTCCGCCCCGGCGACCGGGTCGTGCTGCAACGCGCGGGCGACGTCATCCCGCAGATCGTCGAGAACCTGACCCGCGAGACGCCCCGCGAACCCTTCGTCTTCCCCGATCACTGCCCCGAATGCGGCAGCCTCGCCACCCGCGAGGAGGGCGAGGTCGTCATTCGCTGCACCGGCGGCCTGATCTGCCCGGCCCAGCGGGTCGAGCGGCTGATCCATTTCGTCTCGCGCCATGCCTTTGACATCACCGGGCTGGGGCTGGTGCGGATCGAGGAGTTCTTCCGCGATGGCCTGATCGCCTCGCCCGCCGATATCTTCCGGCTGCACCACCACCGCGACGCGCTGATCCAGCGGGAGCGCATGTCGGAGCTGGTGGTCGACAAGCTGCTCGCCGCGATCGACGCACGGCGGCGGATTTCGCTCGACCGCTTCCTCTTCGCGCTCGGCATCCGCCATGTCGGCGAGATCACCGCGCGGGACCTGGCCCGCCGCTTCGTCTCGATGGCGGGCTTTCGCGCGATGATCGACGCCGCGTTGACCGTGCGAGCCGAAACCGTCCCCGCCCTGGGCGAGCCGGACCGCAAGTTCGAGCTGCGGCGCCAGCGCGCCATCGTCGCCGCGATTGACACGCCCCAGATCGGCCCCGAGGTCGCCGACGCGCTGCTCGACTTCTTCGCCGAGGAGCATAACCGCGAGGTCGTCGACGACCTTCTGCGCGAAGTCACGCCGCAGGACGTGGTGCACCGCACGCGCGAATCGGAGGTGAGCGGCAAGACCCTGGTCTTCACCGGCACGCTCGAAACCCTGTCGCGCGACGAGGCCAAAGCCCAGGCGGAGGCGCTGGGCGCGCGCGTCTCGGGTTCGGTGTCGGCCAAGACCGACCTGGTCATCGCCGGGCCGGGCGCGGGGTCGAAGCTGAAAAAGGCGCAGGATCTGGGGATTCCCGTGATTGACGAAACCGACTGGAACGCGCTGGTCGCGGGCGGCTGA
- a CDS encoding TonB-dependent receptor encodes MRTTLFLSTAVAALVFPTAAFAQSTGTVDVEEEVVVTGERGPSSVNGIQIPDSPKAKAVITQELIERRAPGQTILDTLNQIPGVSFTNSDAYGSSGGQIRIRGFDGNRIALTFDGIPLNDSGNYAIYSNQQLDPELIEQVNVNFGATDVDSPTAAASGGTVNYRSLTPTDDRHAAAVYSHGTNNMNRVFGLVNLGELTSFGTKAWVSASNQRYNQFRGPGEIHKTQFNGKIYQPIGSNGDFISLAAHYNQNRNNFYSNPSLGNIRTVLGTGVVPSTGISPATPYTLDLNRDQYDTVFNNTSSLYRYDANCTLPSGNAAAGNNSSQDDRNACGNYYGYNANPSNTGNVRLNSRWTLSDKLLFTFDGAYSFTRANGGGTAVFSERDAFLSNVYTNQYTRVGAGVAAGADLNGDGDTLDYVRVYFPSNTRTQRFTAIAGLRYQIDDNNLIRIAYTWDRARHRQTGEASLLTPWGDPREPFSALDGEGPYAVKDAAGNVLNKRNRLSYAILHQISGEYRGSFFEDRFKIALGLRAPFFRRNLSNYCWTIAGSSNDAYCTSQTVAQVRALDTSLASVQLAAPYNNRIETYSAVLPNVGYTYNFTDKVSMFGSYSKGYSVPRTDNLYGFDDVEVSPVAAVKPEKTDSFDLGLRYTSRLIQAQVAGWYIKYDNRIISSLVQLDGGGTLNIDRNVGATKTKGIDASLGINPSRHFSIYGFVSYLDSELLSDAVNPSNGQVLAATKGKFVVETPKWQYGGRAQFNFEPLSVGVQAKHTGDRFVTDVNDLISKGYTLVDLDARFSMASLGLKDSFFQLNVSNLLKERYFGNLSTGTTNTSTTRYTFGAPRTIIGSIHFGF; translated from the coding sequence ATGCGTACTACTCTGTTCTTGAGCACGGCTGTTGCTGCGCTCGTGTTTCCGACCGCTGCCTTTGCTCAGTCTACTGGCACGGTCGACGTCGAAGAAGAAGTCGTCGTCACGGGCGAGCGCGGGCCCTCAAGCGTCAACGGGATCCAGATTCCCGATTCGCCCAAGGCGAAGGCCGTCATCACCCAGGAGCTTATCGAACGCAGGGCGCCCGGTCAGACCATCCTGGACACGCTCAACCAGATTCCGGGCGTGAGCTTCACCAACTCCGACGCTTACGGTTCCTCAGGTGGCCAGATTCGTATCCGCGGCTTCGACGGCAATCGCATCGCGTTGACCTTTGACGGCATTCCCCTGAACGACTCGGGGAATTACGCCATCTACTCGAACCAGCAGCTCGATCCCGAGCTGATCGAGCAGGTAAACGTCAATTTCGGCGCGACCGACGTCGACTCGCCGACGGCCGCGGCTTCGGGCGGCACGGTCAACTACCGCTCGCTGACCCCGACCGACGATCGCCATGCCGCCGCCGTCTATTCGCACGGCACCAACAACATGAATCGCGTATTTGGCTTGGTGAACCTCGGTGAGCTGACCTCGTTCGGCACCAAGGCCTGGGTGTCGGCCAGCAACCAGCGTTACAATCAGTTCCGCGGTCCCGGCGAGATCCACAAGACCCAGTTCAACGGCAAGATCTATCAGCCGATCGGCAGCAATGGCGACTTCATCTCGCTGGCGGCCCACTACAACCAGAATCGCAATAATTTCTACAGCAACCCCAGCCTCGGCAACATTCGCACGGTGCTGGGAACAGGCGTGGTGCCGTCCACCGGCATTTCGCCCGCTACCCCCTATACGCTGGATCTGAACCGCGATCAGTATGACACGGTGTTCAACAACACCTCGTCGCTCTATCGGTACGACGCCAACTGCACCTTGCCCTCGGGCAATGCGGCAGCGGGCAACAACAGCTCGCAGGACGATCGCAACGCTTGCGGCAACTATTATGGCTATAACGCCAATCCGTCGAACACCGGCAATGTCCGCCTGAACTCGCGCTGGACGCTCAGCGACAAGCTGCTGTTCACCTTCGATGGCGCCTATTCTTTCACCCGGGCGAACGGCGGCGGCACGGCCGTGTTCTCGGAACGCGATGCGTTCCTGTCGAACGTCTATACCAACCAATATACCCGTGTCGGCGCGGGCGTCGCGGCAGGTGCCGACCTGAACGGCGACGGCGATACGCTGGACTATGTCCGCGTCTACTTTCCGTCGAACACCCGCACCCAGCGCTTTACCGCGATCGCGGGCCTGCGTTACCAGATCGACGACAATAACCTGATCCGCATCGCCTATACCTGGGACCGCGCGCGTCATCGTCAGACCGGCGAAGCCAGCCTCCTAACCCCATGGGGCGATCCACGCGAGCCGTTCAGCGCGCTTGACGGCGAAGGCCCCTATGCCGTCAAGGACGCCGCAGGCAATGTGCTGAACAAGCGCAACCGCCTGTCCTACGCAATCCTGCACCAGATTTCCGGTGAGTATCGCGGTTCCTTCTTCGAAGACCGCTTCAAGATTGCGCTGGGTCTGCGCGCGCCCTTCTTCCGCCGCAATCTCAGCAACTATTGCTGGACGATTGCCGGCAGCTCGAACGACGCCTATTGCACGTCGCAAACGGTGGCACAGGTTCGCGCGCTGGACACCTCTCTTGCCAGCGTGCAACTGGCCGCGCCGTACAACAACCGCATCGAAACCTATAGCGCAGTACTGCCCAATGTCGGCTATACTTATAACTTCACCGATAAGGTCAGCATGTTCGGCAGCTATTCCAAGGGTTACTCGGTGCCGCGCACCGACAACCTTTATGGCTTCGATGACGTCGAAGTTTCGCCGGTCGCGGCGGTGAAGCCGGAAAAGACCGACTCGTTCGATCTCGGGCTGCGCTACACCTCGCGTTTGATCCAGGCACAGGTGGCCGGTTGGTACATCAAATATGACAACCGGATCATCTCTTCGCTGGTGCAGCTCGATGGCGGCGGCACGCTGAACATCGACCGCAACGTGGGCGCGACCAAGACCAAGGGCATCGACGCCAGCCTGGGCATCAACCCGAGCCGCCACTTCTCGATCTATGGCTTCGTGTCCTATCTCGATTCCGAACTGCTTTCGGACGCGGTCAATCCGTCCAATGGACAAGTCCTCGCCGCGACCAAGGGCAAGTTCGTGGTCGAGACGCCGAAGTGGCAATATGGTGGCCGTGCGCAGTTCAACTTCGAACCGCTCTCAGTCGGCGTTCAGGCTAAGCACACCGGCGACCGTTTCGTAACGGACGTCAATGACCTGATCAGCAAGGGCTACACCTTGGTCGATCTGGACGCGCGGTTCAGCATGGCATCGCTGGGCCTGAAGGACAGCTTTTTCCAGTTGAACGTGTCGAATCTGCTCAAGGAGCGTTATTTCGGCAACCTCAGCACCGGCACCACCAACACCAGCACGACGCGCTATACCTTTGGTGCGCCGCGCACCATCATCGGGTCGATACACTTCGGCTTCTGA
- a CDS encoding sensor histidine kinase, protein MATHSPVASFVASPSASDQLSVRPFFENKARAFWILQAVGWSGYLVQRSVVGISNGFSLEKIIPVIIEAILGYCITLLLSTLYGYYRRLPRIMGVFLTLATLAAATFLYAALNAFSFSFITTTQPGVTVSLLIGNLFITFNVLAGWSALYFAINYYLIVESQIDEMRALELQASTAQLAMLRYQLNPHFLFNTLNSISTLVLLKQTERANAMLSRLSAFLRYTLANEPTAHVTVAQEVETLKLYLEIEKMRFEDRLRPSFEIDPRAERARLPSLLLQPLVENAIKYAVTPQEEGAEIRVDVRLVGQRVRIAVSDTGPGLHEIRHSSSVSTGVGLSNIRERLAQAYGPDHRFESRSAPAGGFSVEIEIPFQLENVNREAA, encoded by the coding sequence ATGGCCACCCATTCGCCCGTCGCGTCGTTCGTCGCTTCACCTTCCGCATCCGATCAATTGTCGGTGCGGCCGTTTTTCGAGAACAAGGCGCGCGCCTTCTGGATCCTCCAGGCGGTCGGCTGGTCGGGTTATCTGGTCCAGCGGTCGGTCGTCGGCATCTCCAACGGCTTTTCGCTGGAGAAGATCATCCCGGTGATCATCGAGGCGATCCTGGGCTATTGCATCACCCTGCTGCTCTCGACGCTCTACGGCTATTATCGCCGCCTGCCGCGGATCATGGGCGTGTTCCTGACGCTGGCAACGCTGGCGGCGGCTACCTTCCTCTATGCCGCACTCAACGCCTTCTCCTTCTCGTTCATCACCACGACCCAACCGGGGGTGACGGTCAGCCTGCTGATCGGCAATTTGTTCATCACCTTCAACGTGTTGGCGGGATGGTCGGCGCTGTATTTCGCGATCAACTATTATCTGATCGTCGAAAGCCAGATCGACGAGATGCGCGCGCTGGAGCTTCAGGCCTCGACCGCGCAACTCGCGATGTTGCGCTATCAGTTGAACCCGCATTTTCTGTTCAACACGCTCAATTCCATCTCGACGCTGGTGCTGCTGAAACAGACCGAGCGGGCGAACGCGATGTTAAGCCGGCTGTCAGCCTTCCTCCGCTACACCCTGGCGAACGAGCCCACGGCGCATGTCACCGTGGCGCAAGAGGTTGAAACGCTGAAACTCTATCTTGAAATTGAGAAGATGCGCTTTGAGGATCGCCTGCGCCCGAGTTTCGAGATCGACCCGCGGGCCGAGCGGGCCCGGCTGCCCTCGCTGCTGCTGCAACCGCTGGTCGAGAACGCTATCAAATACGCCGTCACGCCGCAGGAAGAGGGCGCGGAAATCCGCGTCGATGTGCGACTGGTCGGGCAACGGGTGCGGATCGCCGTATCCGACACCGGCCCCGGCTTGCACGAAATCCGTCATTCCTCAAGCGTTTCGACCGGCGTTGGACTGTCCAATATCCGCGAAAGGCTGGCCCAGGCTTACGGCCCGGACCATCGTTTCGAATCCCGCTCCGCGCCGGCTGGAGGGTTTTCGGTCGAGATCGAGATCCCCTTCCAGCTTGAGAATGTGAACAGAGAGGCCGCATGA
- a CDS encoding LytTR family DNA-binding domain-containing protein, protein MTIRTILVDDEPLAIQGLEIRLQAHEDVEIIERCSNGREAIRAIKTHKPDLVFLDIQMPGFDGFSVIQGLMEVEPPLFVFVTAYSDHALRAFEAQAVDYLMKPVEEARLADTLDRVRQRLSEKRGAGEIEKLKEVLAEHAPEAVAELNEGGEVASSRFEKLINIKDRGQIFRVDVDTIEMIEAAGDYMVINTGDNSLVLRETMKDLEKRLDPRRFQRVHRSTIVNLDLVKQVKPHTNGECFLLLESGAQVKVSRSYRDVVARFVH, encoded by the coding sequence ATGACCATCCGCACCATCCTCGTCGACGACGAGCCCCTGGCGATCCAGGGACTGGAGATCCGTCTCCAGGCGCACGAAGACGTCGAGATCATCGAGCGCTGCTCGAACGGGCGCGAGGCGATCCGCGCGATCAAGACGCACAAGCCCGACCTCGTCTTCCTCGACATCCAGATGCCGGGTTTCGACGGCTTTTCGGTGATCCAGGGCCTGATGGAGGTCGAGCCGCCGCTGTTCGTCTTCGTCACCGCCTATTCCGACCACGCCCTGCGCGCGTTCGAGGCGCAAGCGGTGGATTATCTGATGAAGCCGGTCGAGGAGGCGCGGTTGGCCGACACGCTCGACCGCGTGCGCCAGCGCCTCAGCGAGAAGCGTGGCGCGGGTGAGATCGAGAAGCTGAAGGAAGTGCTGGCCGAACATGCGCCCGAGGCGGTGGCCGAGTTGAACGAAGGCGGCGAAGTGGCCTCCAGCCGCTTCGAGAAGCTCATCAACATCAAGGATCGCGGCCAAATCTTCCGCGTCGATGTCGACACGATCGAGATGATCGAGGCGGCGGGCGATTACATGGTCATCAACACCGGCGACAACTCGCTGGTGTTGCGCGAGACGATGAAGGACCTGGAAAAGCGGCTCGACCCGCGCCGGTTCCAGCGGGTCCATCGCTCCACCATCGTCAATCTGGACCTGGTCAAGCAGGTCAAGCCGCACACCAATGGCGAGTGTTTCCTGCTGCTCGAATCGGGCGCGCAGGTGAAGGTATCGCGCAGCTATCGCGACGTGGTGGCGCGGTTCGTTCACTGA
- the queE gene encoding 7-carboxy-7-deazaguanine synthase: MSYAVKEMFLTLQGEGVQAGRRAVFVRFAGCNLWSGREQDRATAICRFCDTDFVGIDGLGGGRFADAAALVAAVEGFWGESRDERFVVLTGGEPMLQVDDALVDALHAAGFFIAIESNGTIAAHPGIDWVCISPKAGSEVIQRSGQELKLVWPQAGIDPADVEGWAFANHLLQPLDDPRAEDNREACIAMVMERPRWRLTLQTHKMLGLR, translated from the coding sequence ATGAGCTATGCCGTCAAGGAGATGTTCCTGACGCTCCAGGGCGAGGGCGTGCAGGCCGGGCGGCGGGCGGTATTCGTGCGCTTCGCCGGGTGCAACCTGTGGTCGGGCCGCGAACAGGACCGGGCGACCGCCATCTGCCGGTTCTGCGACACCGATTTCGTCGGGATCGACGGTTTGGGTGGCGGGCGATTCGCCGATGCGGCGGCGCTGGTCGCGGCGGTCGAGGGTTTTTGGGGCGAGTCGCGGGATGAGCGCTTCGTCGTGCTGACCGGGGGCGAGCCGATGCTCCAGGTCGACGATGCGCTGGTCGATGCGCTTCATGCCGCCGGTTTCTTCATCGCGATCGAGAGCAACGGGACGATCGCGGCACATCCGGGCATCGACTGGGTGTGCATCAGCCCCAAGGCGGGGTCGGAGGTCATCCAGCGTTCGGGGCAGGAGTTGAAGCTGGTCTGGCCTCAGGCGGGGATCGATCCGGCGGACGTCGAAGGCTGGGCGTTCGCGAACCATCTGCTCCAGCCGCTGGACGATCCCCGCGCGGAGGACAATCGCGAAGCGTGTATCGCCATGGTGATGGAGCGCCCGCGTTGGCGGTTGACGCTTCAAACGCACAAGATGCTGGGATTGCGATAA
- the queC gene encoding 7-cyano-7-deazaguanine synthase QueC, producing the protein MTSSAPMAVVLVSGGLDSMISAASAKAAGYRVLALSVDYNQRHKVELAAAARVAEALGAERHIVLPLDLSAFGGSALTADIDVPKDGVKPGIPVTYVPARNTIFLSLALGWAEAAGARDLFIGVNALDYSGYPDCRPEFIVAFEGLAEIATKAGVEGQPFKIHAPLQHMTKADIVREGTRLGVDMGLSWSCYDPTPEGLHCGECDSCRLRSKGFEEAGIPDPTAYAVKPQD; encoded by the coding sequence ATGACATCTTCTGCTCCCATGGCGGTCGTGCTCGTTTCGGGCGGGCTGGACTCGATGATTTCCGCTGCTTCGGCCAAGGCCGCAGGCTATCGTGTGCTCGCGCTCTCGGTCGATTATAACCAACGCCACAAGGTCGAACTCGCCGCCGCCGCGCGAGTCGCAGAGGCGCTGGGGGCTGAGCGGCATATCGTCCTGCCGCTCGATCTGTCCGCGTTCGGCGGATCGGCGCTGACCGCCGATATCGACGTGCCCAAGGACGGGGTGAAGCCGGGCATCCCCGTCACCTATGTCCCCGCGCGCAATACCATTTTCCTCAGCCTGGCGCTGGGCTGGGCCGAGGCGGCGGGCGCGCGCGACCTGTTCATCGGGGTCAATGCGCTCGACTATTCGGGCTATCCCGACTGCCGCCCCGAATTCATCGTCGCCTTCGAGGGGCTGGCGGAGATCGCGACCAAGGCGGGCGTCGAGGGCCAGCCGTTCAAGATCCACGCGCCGCTCCAGCACATGACCAAGGCCGATATCGTGCGTGAAGGTACGCGGCTGGGCGTCGATATGGGGCTGAGCTGGTCCTGCTACGATCCGACGCCGGAGGGGCTGCACTGCGGCGAATGCGACAGCTGCCGCCTGCGCTCCAAGGGGTTCGAGGAGGCCGGGATTCCCGATCCCACCGCCTATGCGGTCAAGCCGCAGGACTAA
- a CDS encoding ABC transporter permease, with amino-acid sequence MSSQPPIGEIPPAVRAAPGEPVIRNINWGGLRTLYIKEVRRFFKVQLQTIWAPSVTTLLYLIIFTTALGGRHAVPVAGMQVPFADFIAPGLIVMGMMNNAFANASFSLLVGKIQGTIVDYLMPPLSTAELLAALVGGAVTRAVLVGLTVWVAMAIWPGVHVTPHVFFAVVWFGLLGSVFLALLGVLTSIWAEKFDHAAAVTNFVVVPLSLLSGTFYSVDGLAPAFRAISHANPFFYVISGFRYGFLGLADSPVTLGGVIVLAIDAAMAILCYVLLRKGWKLKN; translated from the coding sequence ATGAGCAGCCAGCCCCCAATCGGAGAAATTCCCCCGGCGGTGCGCGCCGCCCCCGGTGAGCCCGTAATCCGGAACATCAACTGGGGCGGCCTTCGAACCCTCTATATCAAGGAGGTGCGCCGGTTCTTCAAGGTGCAGCTCCAGACGATCTGGGCACCATCGGTCACGACGCTTCTCTATCTGATCATCTTTACCACCGCTTTGGGCGGACGTCACGCGGTGCCGGTGGCGGGGATGCAGGTGCCCTTTGCCGATTTCATCGCGCCGGGCCTGATCGTCATGGGCATGATGAACAACGCCTTCGCCAATGCCAGCTTCTCGCTGCTGGTCGGCAAGATCCAGGGTACGATCGTCGATTATCTGATGCCGCCGCTCTCGACCGCCGAACTGCTCGCCGCGCTGGTCGGTGGGGCGGTGACGCGCGCGGTGCTGGTCGGCCTGACCGTCTGGGTCGCGATGGCGATCTGGCCCGGCGTGCATGTCACGCCGCACGTCTTTTTCGCGGTCGTCTGGTTCGGCCTGTTGGGATCGGTGTTCCTGGCGTTGCTGGGCGTGCTGACCTCGATCTGGGCAGAGAAGTTCGACCATGCCGCCGCCGTCACCAATTTCGTGGTCGTACCGCTGTCGCTGCTGTCGGGCACCTTCTATTCGGTCGATGGCCTTGCTCCGGCGTTCCGGGCGATCAGCCATGCCAACCCGTTCTTCTACGTCATCTCGGGCTTCCGCTATGGTTTCCTGGGGTTGGCCGACTCGCCGGTGACGTTGGGCGGAGTCATCGTGCTGGCGATCGATGCGGCGATGGCGATCCTCTGCTATGTTCTGCTGCGCAAGGGCTGGAAGCTGAAGAATTAA
- a CDS encoding GcrA family cell cycle regulator, whose protein sequence is MSWTDERIDTLRTMWEAGQTASQIAEALGEVSRNAVIGKAHRLGLQARPSPVKANEPAAAPAAEPIVAAPPPPPPAPEPQPEPVRAAPVVEDEPEAAPVREPQPILRSVGPGGFVRQSPGEQQPPPSPAPPRRLVPAKPSAEIAGKTSLLDLNDRICKWPIGHPGEPDFHFCGEKVNPGFPYCVAHCGHAYQAQMPRRDRRPPPPLPFGGPRVR, encoded by the coding sequence ATGTCGTGGACCGATGAGCGGATCGATACGCTCAGGACGATGTGGGAGGCGGGACAGACCGCCAGCCAGATCGCCGAAGCACTGGGCGAAGTCAGCCGCAACGCGGTGATCGGCAAGGCACATCGCCTGGGGCTTCAGGCGCGTCCGTCGCCGGTGAAGGCCAACGAGCCCGCCGCCGCTCCCGCCGCCGAGCCGATCGTGGCCGCCCCGCCACCGCCACCTCCCGCGCCGGAACCGCAGCCCGAGCCCGTACGTGCCGCGCCAGTCGTCGAGGACGAGCCGGAAGCCGCGCCTGTGCGCGAACCGCAGCCGATCCTGCGCTCGGTCGGCCCCGGCGGATTCGTACGCCAGTCGCCCGGCGAACAGCAGCCCCCCCCCTCGCCCGCGCCGCCGCGCCGCCTGGTCCCCGCCAAGCCGAGTGCCGAGATCGCGGGCAAGACCTCGCTGCTCGACCTGAACGACCGCATCTGCAAATGGCCGATCGGCCATCCGGGCGAGCCGGACTTCCACTTCTGCGGCGAGAAGGTGAATCCGGGCTTCCCCTATTGCGTCGCGCATTGCGGCCATGCCTATCAGGCGCAGATGCCGCGTCGCGACCGCCGCCCGCCGCCGCCCCTGCCCTTTGGCGGCCCGCGCGTCCGCTGA
- a CDS encoding outer membrane protein, which translates to MVKFLMAGAAASALFASPVMAQDSYAETDRAPFSGVYVGGSFGYDVQGNDAGSRMLFDRNLDGRFGDTVTTSAGGNAFSPGFCNGAARSTLSPQNAATGCNNDKDGIAYYGRVGLDHQAGNIVYGVVGEFGKTEINDSVSAFSTTPAWYTLTRSVDWEASVRGRAGYAANNTLFYGTFGGGYARINRSFTTSNTANAFALSGDRNQFGFLGGGGIEQKIGRNVSIGMEYMYHQYRDDDTRVRVTQGTALATNPFVLAPNTAGTDIRRSDDKFRWHSLRATAAFRF; encoded by the coding sequence ATGGTCAAGTTTTTGATGGCGGGGGCCGCGGCCTCGGCGCTTTTCGCCTCGCCGGTCATGGCGCAGGACAGTTATGCCGAAACCGATCGCGCGCCGTTTTCGGGCGTCTATGTCGGCGGCAGCTTCGGTTATGACGTGCAGGGCAACGACGCCGGGTCGCGCATGTTGTTCGACCGCAATCTGGACGGGCGGTTCGGTGACACCGTGACCACCTCGGCCGGGGGCAATGCCTTTTCGCCGGGCTTCTGCAACGGCGCGGCACGCAGCACGCTCTCGCCCCAGAATGCCGCGACCGGGTGCAACAACGACAAGGACGGCATCGCCTATTATGGTCGCGTCGGCCTCGACCATCAGGCGGGCAATATCGTGTACGGTGTCGTTGGCGAATTCGGCAAGACCGAGATCAACGACAGCGTCTCCGCCTTCTCGACCACGCCCGCCTGGTACACCCTGACCCGCAGCGTCGATTGGGAAGCTTCGGTCCGGGGACGCGCGGGCTATGCCGCGAACAACACCCTGTTCTACGGCACGTTCGGCGGTGGCTATGCGCGGATCAACCGCAGCTTCACCACCTCGAACACCGCCAACGCCTTCGCGCTGAGCGGTGACCGCAACCAGTTCGGCTTCCTCGGCGGCGGCGGCATCGAGCAAAAGATCGGGCGCAATGTCTCGATCGGCATGGAATATATGTACCACCAGTATCGTGACGACGACACGCGCGTCCGCGTGACCCAGGGGACGGCCCTGGCGACCAATCCGTTCGTGCTGGCGCCCAATACGGCGGGAACGGATATCCGGCGGTCGGACGACAAATTCCGCTGGCATTCGCTGCGCGCGACGGCGGCGTTCCGGTTCTGA